Proteins encoded together in one Bradyrhizobium sp. PSBB068 window:
- a CDS encoding RNA-binding S4 domain-containing protein, translated as MDRQRLDKWLWHARVVKARTSAAELVASGHVRLNGTREKSPGHAVKPGDVITVALDNSVRVLKVIGFAERRGDASSARELYEDLQGSNLQAGKE; from the coding sequence TTGGATCGACAGCGGCTCGATAAATGGCTGTGGCACGCGCGGGTGGTGAAGGCCCGCACCAGCGCGGCCGAGCTCGTCGCATCAGGTCATGTCCGCCTCAACGGCACGCGCGAGAAATCGCCGGGCCATGCGGTGAAGCCGGGCGATGTCATCACCGTTGCGCTCGACAACAGCGTCCGGGTGCTCAAGGTGATCGGCTTTGCCGAGCGGCGCGGCGATGCCAGTTCGGCGCGCGAGCTGTACGAGGATTTGCAAGGGAGCAATTTGCAAGCCGGTAAGGAGTAG
- a CDS encoding CarD family transcriptional regulator, with product MPEKTAKPAAKATAAKPAAAAKVAPKTAAAAPKPAAPKAAVPAAAPKVAAKPAAAPRVEEPKKVVTQRQGFKANEFVVYPAHGVGQILAIEEQEIAGAKLELFVINFMKDKMTLRVPTAKVANVGMRKLSEPALVKKALETLKGRARVKRTMWSRRAQEYEAKINSGDIVAIAEVVRDLYRSESQPEQSYSERQLYEAALDRLSREIAVVQHSTETEAIKEIEGQLAKSPRRGAKAESAEGDAEGDADGEDLDNDGDDTAVEDEAA from the coding sequence ATGCCAGAAAAGACTGCCAAGCCTGCCGCGAAGGCGACGGCTGCGAAACCCGCTGCCGCCGCGAAGGTCGCCCCCAAAACTGCTGCTGCTGCGCCGAAGCCGGCTGCTCCGAAGGCTGCCGTCCCCGCCGCCGCTCCGAAGGTTGCCGCCAAGCCGGCCGCCGCGCCGCGCGTCGAGGAGCCGAAGAAGGTCGTGACCCAGCGTCAGGGCTTCAAGGCCAATGAATTCGTCGTCTATCCCGCTCACGGCGTCGGCCAGATCCTGGCCATCGAGGAGCAGGAGATCGCGGGCGCCAAGCTCGAGCTGTTCGTGATCAACTTCATGAAGGACAAGATGACGCTGCGGGTGCCTACGGCGAAGGTCGCCAATGTCGGCATGCGCAAGCTGTCGGAGCCGGCGCTGGTCAAGAAGGCGCTGGAGACGCTGAAGGGCCGCGCCCGCGTCAAGCGCACGATGTGGTCGCGCCGCGCCCAGGAATACGAAGCGAAGATCAATTCGGGCGACATCGTCGCGATCGCCGAGGTGGTCCGCGATCTCTATCGTTCGGAATCGCAGCCCGAGCAGTCCTACAGCGAACGCCAGCTCTATGAAGCGGCGCTCGACCGTCTGTCGCGCGAGATCGCCGTGGTCCAGCATTCGACCGAGACCGAGGCGATCAAGGAGATCGAAGGCCAGCTCGCCAAGAGCCCGCGCCGCGGCGCCAAGGCCGAATCTGCTGAAGGCGACGCCGAGGGCGATGCCGACGGTGAGGATCTCGACAACGATGGCGACGATACCGCCGTCGAGGACGAGGCGGCCTGA
- a CDS encoding ferredoxin family protein has translation MTYVVTEACIKCKYTDCVEVCPVDCFYEGENMLVIHPDECIDCGVCEPECPADAIKPDTEPGLEKWLEVNRDYAKSWPNITQKKDSPEDAKEWEGKEGKFEKYFSPNPGSGD, from the coding sequence ATGACCTACGTCGTCACTGAAGCCTGCATCAAGTGTAAATATACCGACTGCGTCGAGGTCTGCCCCGTCGATTGCTTCTACGAGGGCGAGAACATGCTGGTCATCCATCCTGACGAATGCATCGATTGCGGCGTATGCGAGCCGGAATGTCCGGCCGACGCCATCAAGCCGGACACCGAGCCGGGCCTGGAAAAGTGGCTCGAGGTCAACCGCGACTACGCCAAGAGCTGGCCGAACATCACCCAGAAGAAGGACTCGCCCGAAGACGCCAAGGAGTGGGAAGGCAAGGAAGGCAAGTTCGAGAAATATTTTTCTCCGAATCCGGGCAGCGGCGACTGA
- the cyoA gene encoding ubiquinol oxidase subunit II — protein sequence MRALKLLALLPFAALLGGCDFVVLAPAGDIAAQQRDLVVISTILMLIIVLPVMALTIFFAWRYRQSNTAAPYEPEWDHSTQLELVIWSAPLLIIICLGALTWMGTHLLDPYRSLGRIAADKPIESKDAPLNVEVVALDWKWLFIYPDYGVAAVNELAAPVDRPIRFRITASSVMNSFYIPALAGQIYAMPGMETKLHAVANKEGSFRGFSANYSGAGFSGMHFEFKSLSAGGFDKWVANAKASTNMLGRSDYLQLERPSQDDPVRLYGTVDRDLYKAILNMCVEPGKMCMSEMMAIDAKGGLGREGLNNTLPLTYDKYARRGAPLGTEPTFVAGICSMDEIKNAPSREVTAPLDLTPLRGFGLKRPPFSPAHPSSTSQLLGQRPKSES from the coding sequence GTGCGCGCCTTGAAATTATTGGCCTTATTGCCGTTCGCGGCGCTTCTTGGCGGGTGCGATTTCGTCGTCCTGGCGCCGGCGGGCGACATCGCCGCCCAGCAGCGCGACCTCGTCGTCATCTCGACCATCCTGATGCTCATCATCGTGCTTCCGGTGATGGCGCTGACCATCTTCTTCGCCTGGCGCTACCGCCAGTCCAACACCGCGGCACCCTACGAGCCGGAGTGGGATCACTCCACCCAGCTTGAGCTGGTGATCTGGTCCGCCCCGCTGCTGATCATCATTTGCCTCGGCGCGCTGACCTGGATGGGCACCCATCTGCTCGATCCCTATCGCTCGCTCGGCCGCATCGCCGCCGACAAGCCGATCGAGAGCAAGGACGCCCCGCTCAATGTCGAGGTGGTCGCGCTCGATTGGAAGTGGCTGTTCATCTACCCAGATTACGGCGTTGCCGCCGTCAACGAGCTCGCCGCGCCCGTCGACCGCCCGATCCGCTTCCGCATCACGGCCTCGTCCGTGATGAACTCGTTCTACATCCCGGCGCTTGCCGGTCAGATCTACGCCATGCCGGGCATGGAGACCAAGCTGCACGCGGTCGCCAACAAGGAAGGCAGCTTCCGCGGCTTCTCCGCCAATTACAGCGGCGCCGGCTTCTCCGGCATGCACTTCGAATTCAAGAGCCTGTCGGCCGGCGGCTTCGACAAATGGGTCGCCAACGCCAAGGCCAGCACCAACATGCTCGGCCGCAGCGACTATCTGCAGCTCGAGCGTCCGAGCCAGGACGATCCGGTGCGGCTCTACGGCACCGTCGATCGCGATCTATACAAGGCGATCCTCAACATGTGCGTCGAGCCCGGCAAGATGTGCATGAGTGAGATGATGGCGATCGACGCCAAGGGTGGCCTCGGGCGCGAAGGCCTCAACAACACGCTGCCGCTGACTTACGACAAATACGCCCGCCGCGGCGCGCCGCTCGGCACCGAGCCGACCTTCGTCGCCGGCATCTGCTCGATGGACGAGATCAAGAACGCGCCGTCACGCGAGGTCACCGCGCCGCTCGACCTGACGCCGCTGCGCGGCTTCGGGCTGAAGCGTCCGCCGTTCTCGCCCGCGCATCCGTCGTCGACATCCCAGCTGCTCGGCCAGCGTCCGAAATCAGAGTCCTGA
- a CDS encoding MFS transporter, whose protein sequence is MLAGRSLGRGFDTLWAAFAVSSLGTRLAFDAFPLIAILVLHVGPAAVSALAAVGMLAGAVLAVPLGPWVEFRRKRPVMIAMDLIRFAAMMSVPIAFALGQLSFIQLVIVSVIAAAADITFRAASGACLKSLVRREDLVLANARLESTMWMATAVGPPLGGVAIGLFGPVVTVIADAVSFLLSAAGIRSIGATEPEPARRAAPSYSMTDLLAGWRYILAHPVLRSLFLNTVLVNGLIMATAPPLALLMLRDLAFAPWQYGLAFGAPCVGGLLGARLAPVLAARFGQHNILLAAGALRACWSLGLAFIPGGTAGIVVVLCLQLGLVTCAGVFNPVLAAYRLGHIEMERTARMLAAWSISSLAMTALLTALWGVLAGLAGVRTAIALSGLLMLLTPLLLPRRALNMSAA, encoded by the coding sequence ATGCTTGCGGGACGATCGCTGGGGCGCGGGTTCGACACGCTGTGGGCCGCGTTCGCGGTTTCGTCGCTCGGCACGCGACTGGCCTTCGATGCCTTCCCGCTGATCGCAATCCTCGTGCTGCATGTCGGGCCGGCGGCGGTCTCTGCACTCGCTGCGGTCGGGATGCTGGCCGGTGCCGTGCTGGCGGTGCCGCTCGGGCCGTGGGTCGAATTCCGCCGTAAGCGGCCGGTGATGATCGCAATGGACCTGATCCGCTTTGCCGCGATGATGAGCGTCCCGATCGCATTCGCGCTCGGCCAGCTCAGCTTCATCCAGCTCGTCATCGTGTCGGTGATCGCGGCGGCCGCAGACATCACGTTCCGTGCAGCGAGCGGCGCCTGCCTGAAGAGCCTGGTCAGGCGCGAGGATCTGGTGCTCGCCAACGCGCGGCTCGAATCCACCATGTGGATGGCGACCGCGGTCGGCCCGCCGCTCGGCGGCGTCGCGATCGGTCTGTTCGGTCCGGTCGTCACCGTGATCGCCGATGCCGTCAGCTTCCTGTTATCGGCGGCCGGAATTCGTTCGATCGGCGCGACCGAGCCGGAGCCCGCACGGCGCGCGGCGCCGTCCTACAGCATGACCGATCTGCTCGCGGGATGGCGATACATCCTGGCACATCCGGTGCTGCGGTCGCTGTTCCTCAACACCGTGCTGGTCAATGGCCTGATCATGGCGACGGCACCGCCGCTGGCGCTGCTCATGCTCCGCGATCTCGCATTCGCGCCGTGGCAATACGGCCTCGCTTTCGGGGCGCCCTGCGTCGGCGGGCTGCTCGGCGCACGGTTGGCGCCGGTGCTGGCGGCGCGGTTCGGGCAGCACAACATCCTGCTCGCTGCCGGTGCGCTGCGCGCGTGCTGGTCGCTCGGCCTTGCCTTCATACCTGGCGGCACGGCCGGCATCGTGGTGGTGCTCTGTCTTCAGCTCGGCCTCGTCACCTGCGCCGGCGTCTTCAATCCGGTGCTGGCGGCCTATCGCCTCGGCCATATCGAAATGGAGCGGACCGCGCGGATGCTGGCGGCCTGGTCGATCTCGAGCCTGGCGATGACCGCGCTGCTGACGGCGCTGTGGGGCGTGCTGGCGGGCCTTGCCGGCGTGCGCACGGCGATTGCGCTCAGTGGCCTGCTGATGCTCCTGACCCCGCTGCTGCTGCCGCGCCGCGCGCTCAACATGAGCGCTGCTTGA
- a CDS encoding response regulator transcription factor — MTDDRQLLIVEDDSGFARTLKRSFERRGYGVAVSASLDEVRALLEQQSPGYAVVDLKLAGGASGLACVEALHAHDPEMLIVVLTGFASIATAVEAIKLGACHYLAKPSNTDDIEAAFQKAAGNAAIEVGARPTSIKTLEWERIHQTLIETDFNISEAARRLGMHRRTLARKLEKQRVR; from the coding sequence TTGACGGATGACCGCCAGCTCCTGATCGTCGAGGACGATTCCGGCTTTGCCCGTACCCTGAAGCGCTCGTTCGAGCGCCGCGGCTACGGCGTCGCGGTATCGGCCTCGCTCGACGAGGTCCGCGCGCTGCTCGAGCAGCAATCGCCGGGCTATGCGGTGGTCGACCTGAAGCTCGCCGGCGGCGCCTCGGGCCTTGCCTGCGTCGAGGCGCTGCATGCGCATGACCCCGAGATGCTGATCGTGGTGCTGACCGGCTTTGCCAGCATCGCGACCGCGGTGGAGGCGATCAAGCTCGGTGCCTGCCACTACCTCGCAAAACCGTCGAACACCGACGACATCGAGGCCGCATTCCAGAAAGCCGCCGGCAACGCCGCCATCGAGGTCGGCGCGCGGCCGACCTCGATCAAGACGCTGGAATGGGAACGCATCCACCAGACCCTGATCGAAACCGACTTCAACATCTCCGAAGCCGCCCGCCGCCTCGGCATGCACCGCCGCACGCTGGCGCGGAAGCTGGAGAAGCAGCGGGTGAGGTAG
- a CDS encoding HAMP domain-containing histidine kinase, translated as MLERTSDLHEENAATGRAVMPSAVSAAAGMPFDLAAPADIATNRKNMALLVQLRWIAVIGQIITIGFVQFWMGVALPLLPLAAVISGLVALNVVSLLWLRYRADINNRELLIALALDVAALTALLYLSGGATNPFTSLYLLQVTLGAVLLDAPSTWSLVALVCVNFAWLTSYYRPLELPQHGFADAFNLYIAGTFIGLVLDAVLLVVFMTRINRNLRDRDLRLAALRQHATEQDHIVRIGLLASGAAHELGTPLASLSVILGDWRRMPALASDPELSQDLGEMEISVQRCKSIVTGILLSAGEARGEGSSPTTVAAFLTALVQEWRTTRPSATLYFRNAFGADLAIVSDIALKQAIFNVLDNAAEVSRDWIELMAERNADKLLLSVNDRGPGFSREMLSHIGKPYQSTKGNPGSGLGLFLVVNVVRKLGGVVTARNRPDIGAAVRLELPLATLAIGDDLDG; from the coding sequence ATGCTCGAGCGCACATCGGATCTGCATGAGGAGAACGCCGCGACCGGCAGGGCCGTGATGCCGTCCGCCGTGAGCGCGGCCGCCGGCATGCCGTTCGATCTCGCAGCACCCGCCGACATCGCGACCAATCGCAAGAACATGGCCCTTTTGGTCCAGTTGCGCTGGATCGCCGTGATCGGCCAGATCATCACCATCGGCTTTGTGCAGTTCTGGATGGGCGTTGCCCTCCCGCTGCTGCCGTTGGCCGCCGTGATCTCCGGGCTGGTGGCCCTCAATGTCGTCAGCCTGCTGTGGCTGCGCTACCGGGCGGACATCAACAACCGCGAGCTCTTGATCGCGCTGGCGCTCGACGTCGCGGCCCTGACCGCCCTGCTCTATCTCAGCGGTGGCGCCACCAATCCCTTCACCTCGCTCTATCTGCTGCAGGTGACGCTCGGCGCGGTGCTGCTCGATGCGCCCTCGACCTGGTCGCTGGTGGCGCTGGTCTGCGTGAACTTCGCCTGGCTGACCAGCTACTACCGCCCGCTGGAGCTCCCGCAGCACGGCTTTGCCGACGCCTTCAACCTCTATATCGCCGGCACCTTCATCGGCCTCGTGCTCGACGCGGTACTGCTCGTGGTGTTCATGACCCGGATCAACCGCAACCTGCGCGATCGCGACCTCCGCCTCGCCGCGCTGCGCCAGCATGCCACCGAGCAGGACCACATCGTCCGGATCGGCCTCTTGGCCTCCGGCGCCGCGCATGAGCTCGGCACGCCACTCGCCTCGCTCTCGGTCATCCTGGGCGACTGGCGCCGGATGCCTGCACTCGCTTCCGATCCCGAGCTGTCGCAGGACCTCGGCGAGATGGAAATCTCGGTGCAGCGCTGCAAGTCGATCGTGACGGGCATCCTGCTATCGGCCGGCGAAGCCCGCGGCGAAGGCTCCTCGCCGACCACGGTGGCGGCGTTCCTGACCGCACTGGTGCAGGAATGGCGGACCACGCGGCCCTCCGCCACGTTGTATTTCCGCAATGCGTTCGGCGCCGACCTGGCGATCGTCTCGGATATCGCGCTCAAGCAGGCGATCTTCAACGTGCTCGACAACGCCGCCGAGGTCTCGCGCGACTGGATCGAGCTGATGGCCGAGCGCAATGCCGACAAGCTGCTGCTGTCGGTGAACGATCGCGGCCCGGGCTTCTCGCGCGAGATGCTTTCACATATCGGCAAGCCGTATCAGTCGACCAAGGGCAACCCCGGCAGCGGCCTCGGCCTGTTCCTGGTCGTCAACGTGGTGCGCAAGCTCGGCGGCGTGGTGACGGCGCGCAACCGGCCGGACATCGGCGCGGCGGTCCGACTCGAGCTGCCGCTCGCGACGCTTGCGATCGGAGACGATCTTGACGGATGA
- the cyoD gene encoding cytochrome o ubiquinol oxidase subunit IV: MTSNSHADAHTLEANAGGHGHDDHGGAAHGSLKSYLIGFGLSVVLTAIPFWLVMTGTIADKAVTALIVLVLAAVQIVVHMIYFLHMNTRSENGWTMMALIFTVIMVVIALTGSLWVMHHLNINMMPMHDMSQMP; this comes from the coding sequence ATGACATCAAATTCTCACGCCGACGCTCATACCCTCGAAGCCAATGCCGGCGGCCACGGCCATGACGACCATGGCGGCGCCGCCCACGGCTCGCTGAAGAGCTATCTGATCGGCTTCGGCCTCTCGGTCGTCCTCACGGCCATTCCGTTCTGGCTGGTGATGACCGGGACCATCGCCGACAAGGCGGTCACCGCGCTGATCGTGCTGGTGCTGGCGGCGGTGCAGATCGTGGTCCACATGATCTACTTCCTGCACATGAACACCCGGTCGGAGAACGGCTGGACCATGATGGCGCTGATATTCACCGTGATCATGGTGGTGATCGCGCTGACCGGCTCGCTGTGGGTCATGCATCATCTCAACATCAACATGATGCCGATGCACGACATGAGCCAGATGCCGTGA
- a CDS encoding SURF1 family protein, translated as MLGVVLLSALGVWQIERRTWKLALIERVEQRMHAAPVAPPPPSSWPDVAAARDEYRRITVHGTFLNADETLVQAVTNEGPGFWVLTPLQTTGGAIVLVNRGFVPPDRRDPATRSGGNPQGPVSVTGLLRMSEPKGGFLRSNDPAAGRWYSRDVAAIAATRGLSQVAPYFIDADATPNPGGTPLGGLTIVRFPNNHLIYALTWFALAFMLAGTLLRIVSRNRAGASDPGWSSRRAAVRRLIGAARNLSRDPGPDARAHIGSA; from the coding sequence ATGCTGGGCGTGGTGCTGCTGAGCGCGCTCGGCGTCTGGCAGATCGAACGCAGGACCTGGAAGCTGGCGCTGATCGAACGGGTCGAGCAGCGCATGCATGCGGCACCGGTCGCCCCGCCGCCGCCCTCGTCATGGCCTGATGTCGCGGCCGCGCGCGACGAATACCGCCGCATCACCGTGCACGGCACCTTCCTGAACGCCGACGAGACGCTGGTGCAGGCTGTGACGAACGAAGGTCCCGGCTTCTGGGTGCTGACCCCACTTCAAACCACGGGCGGAGCCATCGTGCTGGTCAATCGCGGCTTCGTGCCGCCCGACCGACGCGATCCCGCGACGCGCAGCGGCGGCAACCCGCAGGGGCCGGTCAGCGTCACCGGGCTGCTGCGGATGTCGGAACCGAAGGGCGGCTTCCTGCGCAGCAACGATCCGGCGGCCGGCCGCTGGTATTCGCGCGACGTCGCCGCGATCGCCGCCACGCGCGGATTGTCGCAGGTCGCCCCCTACTTCATCGACGCCGATGCGACGCCGAATCCGGGCGGCACCCCCCTCGGCGGACTCACGATCGTGCGGTTTCCGAACAACCACCTGATTTACGCGCTGACATGGTTCGCGCTGGCCTTTATGCTGGCCGGCACGCTCCTGCGCATCGTCAGCAGGAACCGTGCCGGCGCCTCCGATCCAGGGTGGAGTTCAAGGCGCGCCGCCGTGCGCCGCCTGATCGGCGCAGCCCGCAATCTGTCTCGCGACCCAGGCCCAGATGCTCGAGCGCACATCGGATCTGCATGA
- the cyoC gene encoding cytochrome o ubiquinol oxidase subunit III, whose translation MSVATTQISVQGSEPIFHVIDEHDHPEGASTMLGFWIYLMSDCLIFAMLFAAYGVLGGNYAAGPAPKDLFDLKLVALNTTMLLLSSITYGFAMLTMEKSKVGQTQLWLAITGLFGLAFLGIELTEFAHMIHEGATPQRSAFLSSFFTLVGTHGLHVTFGLVWLVTLMVQTARFGLTTANRRRLMCLSMFWHFLDVVWIGVFTFVYLLGMLR comes from the coding sequence ATGAGCGTAGCAACCACCCAAATCTCCGTCCAAGGCTCCGAGCCGATATTCCACGTCATCGACGAGCACGATCATCCGGAAGGCGCCAGCACCATGCTGGGCTTCTGGATCTACCTGATGAGCGACTGCCTGATCTTCGCGATGCTGTTCGCGGCCTATGGCGTGCTCGGCGGCAACTATGCCGCCGGCCCGGCGCCGAAGGACCTGTTCGACCTCAAGCTGGTCGCGCTCAACACCACGATGCTGCTGCTCTCCTCGATCACCTATGGCTTCGCCATGCTGACGATGGAGAAGTCGAAGGTCGGCCAGACCCAGCTCTGGCTCGCGATCACCGGCCTGTTCGGCCTCGCCTTCCTCGGCATCGAGCTCACCGAGTTCGCCCACATGATCCATGAGGGCGCGACGCCGCAGCGCAGCGCCTTCCTGTCGTCGTTCTTCACGCTGGTCGGCACCCACGGCCTGCACGTCACCTTCGGCCTGGTCTGGCTGGTGACGCTGATGGTGCAGACCGCGCGTTTCGGCCTGACCACGGCGAACCGGCGCCGCCTGATGTGCCTGTCGATGTTCTGGCACTTCCTCGACGTGGTCTGGATCGGCGTCTTCACCTTCGTCTATCTCCTGGGAATGCTGCGATGA
- the cyoB gene encoding cytochrome o ubiquinol oxidase subunit I: MNPDLVKMIFGRLDLDALPLHEPILVGTFAVVATGGLALFALVTYFRLWGYLWREWFTTVDHKRIGIMYMILGIVMLLRGFADALMMRMQQAIAFGGSDGYLPAHHYDQVFTAHGVIMIFFVAMPLVTGLMNYVVPLQIGARDVSFPFLNNFSFWMTVGGAVLVMMSLFVGEFARTGWLAYPPLSNIGYSPDVGVDYYIWGLQVAGVGTTLSGINLVCTIVKLRAPGMTMMKMPVFTWTSLCTNVLIVASFPVLTAVLALLSLDRYVGTNFFTNDFGGNPMMYVNLIWIWGHPEVYILVLPAFGIFSEVTATFSGKRLFGYTSMVYATVVITILSYLVWLHHFFTMGSGASVNSFFGITTMIISIPTGAKMFNWLFTMYRGRIRFELPMMWTVAFMLTFVIGGMTGVLLAVPPADFVLHNSLFLIAHFHNVIIGGVLFGLFAGINYWFPKAFGFKLDPFWGKLSFWFWVSGFYFAFMPLYVLGLMGVTRRLRVFDDPSLQIWFVIAAFGAFLILLGIGAMLVQFAVSILRREQLKDTTGDPWNARTLEWATSSPPPDYNFAFTPVVYDNDAWWDMKRRGYKRPLTGFKPIHMPSNTGTGIILAGLATVMGFALIWYIWWLAAVSFVALLAVAIGHTFNYHRDFHIPADEVVRTEDARTRVLAAGAQP; encoded by the coding sequence ATGAATCCCGATCTCGTCAAGATGATCTTCGGCCGCCTCGATCTGGATGCGCTGCCGCTGCATGAGCCGATCCTGGTCGGAACCTTCGCGGTGGTCGCGACCGGCGGCCTCGCGCTGTTCGCGCTCGTCACCTACTTCCGGCTCTGGGGCTATCTGTGGCGCGAGTGGTTCACCACCGTCGACCACAAGCGCATCGGCATCATGTACATGATCCTCGGCATCGTGATGCTGCTGCGCGGCTTTGCCGACGCACTGATGATGCGCATGCAGCAGGCGATCGCGTTTGGCGGCTCTGACGGCTACCTCCCGGCGCATCACTACGACCAGGTCTTCACCGCCCACGGCGTGATCATGATCTTCTTCGTGGCGATGCCGCTGGTGACCGGCTTGATGAACTACGTGGTGCCGCTGCAGATCGGCGCCCGCGACGTCTCCTTCCCGTTCCTCAACAATTTCTCTTTCTGGATGACGGTCGGCGGCGCCGTGCTGGTGATGATGTCGCTGTTCGTCGGCGAATTCGCCCGCACCGGCTGGCTCGCCTACCCGCCGCTGTCGAACATCGGCTACAGTCCTGATGTCGGCGTCGACTATTACATATGGGGACTACAGGTCGCCGGCGTCGGCACGACGCTATCGGGCATCAATCTGGTCTGCACCATCGTCAAGCTGCGCGCGCCGGGCATGACGATGATGAAGATGCCGGTGTTCACCTGGACCTCGCTCTGCACCAACGTCCTGATCGTCGCCTCCTTCCCGGTCTTGACCGCGGTGCTGGCGCTGCTGTCGCTCGACCGCTACGTCGGCACCAACTTCTTCACGAACGACTTCGGCGGCAACCCGATGATGTACGTGAACCTGATCTGGATATGGGGCCATCCGGAGGTCTACATCCTGGTGCTGCCGGCGTTCGGCATCTTCTCCGAGGTGACCGCGACGTTCTCCGGCAAGCGATTGTTCGGCTATACCTCGATGGTCTACGCCACCGTCGTCATCACCATCCTGTCCTACCTGGTCTGGCTGCACCACTTCTTCACGATGGGCTCCGGCGCCAGCGTCAACTCGTTCTTCGGCATCACCACCATGATCATCTCGATCCCGACGGGCGCGAAGATGTTCAACTGGCTGTTCACGATGTACCGCGGCCGCATCCGCTTCGAGCTGCCGATGATGTGGACGGTGGCGTTCATGCTGACCTTCGTGATCGGCGGCATGACCGGCGTGCTGCTCGCGGTGCCGCCGGCCGATTTCGTGCTGCATAACAGCCTGTTCCTGATCGCGCATTTCCACAACGTGATCATCGGCGGCGTGCTGTTCGGCCTGTTCGCCGGCATCAACTACTGGTTCCCGAAGGCCTTCGGCTTCAAGCTCGATCCGTTCTGGGGCAAACTGTCGTTCTGGTTCTGGGTCTCCGGCTTCTACTTCGCCTTCATGCCGCTCTACGTGCTCGGCCTGATGGGCGTGACGCGACGGCTCCGCGTGTTCGACGATCCGTCCCTGCAAATCTGGTTCGTCATCGCCGCCTTCGGCGCCTTCCTGATCCTGCTCGGCATTGGCGCGATGCTGGTGCAGTTCGCGGTCAGCATCCTCAGGCGCGAGCAGCTCAAGGACACCACCGGCGATCCCTGGAATGCGCGGACGCTGGAATGGGCGACCTCGTCACCGCCGCCGGACTACAACTTCGCCTTTACTCCGGTGGTCTACGACAACGACGCCTGGTGGGACATGAAGCGCCGCGGCTACAAGCGTCCGCTGACCGGCTTCAAGCCGATCCACATGCCGTCCAACACCGGCACCGGCATCATCCTCGCCGGCCTTGCAACCGTGATGGGCTTCGCCCTGATCTGGTACATCTGGTGGCTCGCCGCCGTCAGCTTCGTCGCGCTGCTCGCGGTCGCGATCGGCCATACCTTCAACTATCACCGCGACTTCCACATCCCGGCGGATGAGGTGGTGCGGACCGAAGATGCGCGGACGCGCGTTCTCGCCGCGGGAGCCCAGCCATGA